The stretch of DNA TTGGATAACAGTTCGGCGAGATGAAAACCAACAGCTCCCGCTCCCGCAATAATAATTTTCATAAAAAGAATGACTGATGAAATGAATAACTACAATGGCGCAAAATTCGATAAAAAAATAGAAAAAACAAAACATACTCTCATAACAACTTCTATTCTTAAACAGAATTGTAAAAGGATAGAAATAGATTAAATAAAAATGAATTTAATAATTTAAATGATTAATAAGAGTATTTAATATACCGTTTTTTGCTCTATGTAACGTGGAGTCAAATATTGGTATCAAGGGTGAAAACGATTATTTAATGATATATAGTCTTTTGTGCTGACAAAAAATGTATCAAAAACAATCATTATTAAATTAAATTACACTTACCAATGGGAGATATTAATACTTATATCCAACAAATAATTCAATTAGGGATAGGCTTTGCGCCAAGAATCGTATTGGCTTTATTCGTTTTATTTGCTGGATTTTGGCTGGCGAACAAAACAACAGATATTACAGCAAAGGTGCTGAAAAATTTAAATACGCAGAGCGTAGAAGTCCAAACTTTTGTAGGCTCCATCGTGAGTATTGGTTTCAAAATTTTAATCGTTATAAGCGTTGCTGGAATTGTGGGCATAGAGACCACTTCATTTGTTGGTATTATTGCAGCAATGGGTTTTGCGGTAGGTTTAGCTCTGCAGGGAAATCTTAGCAATTTTGCAGCAGGAGTAATGATCTTGATTATGAAACCGTTTAAAGTTGGAGATGAGGTTAAAACGGGGAACACTTGGGCTTTTGTTAGCGAAATTCAGATATTCCATACTGTTTTTAAAGAGTTGGACAGTACCCTTACTATTATTCCCAACAGCATCATCCTAAATAATTCTATTCAAAACTTCTCTACTCTGCCCATCCGAAAAATAATGGTAAAGGTCAATGTTCCTTATACCGAAGATTTCTTTAAGGTAAAAAAGATTTTGATGGAAGCAGGACTAAGTGTACCTGAAGTGGAGAACGATGTTAAGCCTTTCTTCTTGGTCAAAAAATTTGACGATCACTTTATCCGAATCAGTATGTCTTTTGGTACTGAATCTAAAAAATATTGGACAGCAAAAACTAAGGTTTATGAAGCTGTTGTTCAAGCTTTCCACGATCATAATATTAAAGTTGCTTATCCTGTTGGGGTTGGTTTTGGCGAATTTGGTTTAGAGCCTGTGGCAGTAAGCTAGATCAGAAAAAGACAATAAAAAATTTATTACACAAAATAATCGTATGAAAATTCTAATAATAGGGGCTACTGGTAATGCAGGAACCCAAGTAATTAAAGCATTGCAGGCTAAAGGAGTTCGTCCTACCGCTGCGGTTCGAAATATAGAGAAGGCAAAAGCTCATTTGGGAGAACAGGTAGATTATGTTTACTTTGACTATTTGGATGCCTCTACCTATGCGCAGGCATTGGAAGCTGTCGATAGAATGTTTTTTATTGCTCCTCCTCCAAAAAAAGATCCTGCTATTGTGCGTGAACTAATGCAAGCAGCCGAAAAAGCTGGGGTGAAATTTACTGTGTTTCAGTCGGGAAGGACTTCTGGAACCTACAAAGGAAAACCGCTGTATCAAATTGAGCGAGATTTAGAAAATGGCAAAATGAATTATTGCATTGTGCGCCCTGCTTGGTATATGCAAAATTTCCATACATGGACTGGTACAACATTGGAAGATAATGAAATTTGTTTGCCAACGGGTGATGGGAAAGTGGCTATGATTGATTTAAAAGATTTGGGTGCTGCTATAGCCGAAATCCTTGTTGGAGAGGGGCACGATAGAAAGGCCTATAATTTGACAGGCTCAGAGGCGCTCAATCATGAACAAGTAGCGTCTATTTTTTCTGATGCAAAAGGCGAATGTGTTCACTACAGCAATCCAACGCCTGATTTATATGTAAAAAGGATGGTGGAAAAAGGCTGGACAGAAGATGCTGCAAAATATTGTATTTGGCTTTTTGATCGAGTCAAGGAAGGATCAGAAGAAGAGGTCAGCAATGATTTTCAGCAAATAGTAGGACGAGAGCCAAGAAGCTTTCAAGTATTTGCACAAGATGAGTTTGGTGTTTAATTAATAATAAATTGGTGCACACAAAACAAAAAATAAAGTATACTAAAAGCGATTCTAACCTATTGGGAGTTAGGTTAGAATTGCTTCCTTAATTGATGGGCTCTTTGTTTTAGCTTGTTTTGTACATAGAACAAATTTACCTTTTGTTTATGATACTTCCATTTTGGATAATTATTACCAAAATGGAGTCTAAAGGATAAGGTATTTAATATTTTTTAATTATAAATTAATATATGTTATGAAGTAATTTTTGTAACTTTGCAAGCATAATTGCAACTGTAGTATCTGTTAGAAGCTATGGGTAGTGTGCAAATTCCTCATTATTAGGTTGTTTGGAAAAAGAATAGAAGAGATGGCTAAGTTTTTGAATTGTTTGGAATAGTCTAAAATAATTCTTAATTTTTCTTATTAAAAAAAGGGGGAGCTATTTTTTATAGGGGAAATTGATTGGGCTTATTTAGTCTTTTGGGGAATAAAGTTTGTCTCAAATAGTATATTGTTTTATCATTATCAGACGCTATTGAACTATGAAAATTAATGCATATCATTTACTAATACTAGGATGTCTTACTGTGTTATGGGCTAGTTGTAACAAAAGTGATACTTCAGGTTCTTATACACATGAAGGAATTCACTACGATAGAATAACCAAGCTCAATGCTGAGTCAACCTCAATGTATGATCCTAGAGATCATAAGGTTTATGCTGTTAGTCGAATAGGGACACAAGTTTGGATGGCTGAAAATTTGCGTTATGAGACAGAGGGGGTAGAAGAAAACCCCAATAACCCTATTCCGAAATATGGATGTTTGTACAACTGGTCTGCTGCTACGGTTGCTTGCCCTGAGGGCTGGCATTTGCCTTCGGATTCAGATTGGAGGCATTTAGAACAAACCATGGGAATGGCGGAACATGATCTCTCAAAAATCGGTTGGAGAGATCTGCTGAAAGTAACGGAGCTAAAATCTCAATCGGGGTGGGCTATTAATAATAATGGCTCTAACGTATCGGGGTTCAATATCTTTCCTGCGGGGAGGTATGTATCAGGTAGCTTTAAGAATTTAGGAGATTATGCCTTTTTTTGGAGCTCTACCTTAAATGATCAAAATCATGCTATTGGGCGTTATTTTTACCATGGATACAATCAAGTAAGTAGAGCCTATATTTCTAGTACAGATGCTCAATCTTGTCGCTGTATCTTGGATTAAGATCGCATGAACCTAAAGGTTTTTTTGAAGCTCTTGGAATTCCTTGCTGCTTAAATCTCGCCATTTTCCAGGTTTTAACCCTTCTAGTTTGATGTTCATGATTCGCACTCGTTTTAAGGTAACCACCTTATAGTCAAGGTACGCACACATTCGTCTAATTTGACGATTTAATCCTTGAGTTAAAATGATAGAAAAAGTACGTTTTCCTTTTTTGGTTACCACACATTTTTTGGTAGTAGTGCCCAAAATAGGAATGCCATTACTCATCTTTTGGATAAAGTCAGTTGTAATGACTTGATCTGTTGTAACGATATATTCCTTTTCATGATTAAACTCTTCTCTCAAAATTTTATTGACAATATCTCCATCATTGGTTAATAAGATCAGCCCAGATGAAGGTTTGTCTAAGCGACCAATGGGAAAAATTCGTTGAGGATGTTTGACAAAATCAATAATATTGTCTTTATCTTTTAAGTCTGTTGTACAAGTAATCCCAGGAGGTTTGTTTAGTGCAATATAGACCAATTTAGGTCTGTTCTGGAGCAATTTCCCATCAATAGTGACCTGATCGTTTTCTGCTACACGATTTCCTTTTTTAGCAACTAAATTATTAATCTTTACTCGTCCAGCTTCAATCCATCGGTCGGCTTCTCGGCGAGAGCAAATTCCTGTACTACTAATGTATTTGTTTAAACTTATAGAATGATCAGACATAAAAATATTGAATCAACAAAAAGAAAGAAATAGATACTTAAAAAGAGAAAAGCCTATCAATGTTGATAGGCTTTTCAATAAATATTTTACGAAGTAACAATTAAGCTAGCCTAACATCTACTGCGTTAGGCCCTTTGCGACCTTCTTCAATCTCATAGCTAACTTTGTCACCTTGAGTTATCTCATCAATTAATCCATTAGCATGGACAAATACATCTTTTCCTCCATCGTCAGGAGTAATGAATCCGTATCCTTTAGAATCGTTAAAGAATTTTACTGTTCCGTTGTTCATTGGTAATAAAAATTTAAAATAAAAAAGATATTAAAGGTTCTTTAAAACTGGATCCTACACAGGATAGAACACCATGTTTAAATAGTTCTATTACAAATATAGCGTTATATTCACTAAATTATAATTTTGTTTTAATTTTTTAGCATTAGTTCCTTGCTTTTTTGTTTTTGTGCCTTCTGTATAAAGAGAGTGTAAAGGACTATTGATACTCAGTTAGACAGCATTATGAATTTTTTTTCTTGGCAAAGGAACGTCGTTTTTTTCTGTAATTATTTTTCCCTCTATTTCTAGAAGAAGAAGATCTAGATCTATTCCCAGATGGCTTAGATGGTTTAGGGGAAGTAGTTTCTGTCAGTTCTTCTACAAAGGGGTGATCGTTTACAACAGGAATGTTTTGCTTTATTAAGGCCTCAATTTTCTTTAAATAAGGACGTTCATCTTTATCGCAAAAAGAGAGGGCGATACCACTTGCGCTAGCCCTTCCTGTACGACCAATTCTGTGTACATAGGTTTCTGCAATGTTCGGCAAATCGTAATTGATAACATGAGACAGCTCATCGACATCAATACCACGAGCAGCAATATCTGTTGCGACCAAAACATTTATCTTTCCATTTTTAAAATCATTTAAGGCACGTTGTCTTGCCCCTTGAGATTTATTTCCATGGATCGCTTCTGCTTTGATGTCTGATTTTTTTAATAGACGAACAATCTTATCTGCTCCATATTTAGTTCTAGAAAAAACTAAAATAGAATGCATCTGCTCTGTTTTTAATAGATGCACTAAGAGTTTGCGTTTGTTGGGCTTGCTAACAAAATAAATAACCTGTTCTACCCGTTCGGCTGTAGCTTGTTCGGGCTTGATGGTTACTCGCTCATAGTTACCTAATATTTTTTGTGATAAACTAACAATAGCAGGTGGCATAGTTGCAGAGAAGAAAAGAGATTGACGTTGTTCAGGTAATTTGGCAATGATTTTTCGTATATCGTGAATAAACCCCATGTCAAGCATATGGTCTGCCTCATCTAGAATAAAGTAGTCAATGTGTTTTAAGGTAATAAAACCTTGCTGCATCAAATCCAATAATCGCCCAGGCGTAGCCACCAAAACATCAACTCCCCTTTTTAGTGCCTGTGTTTGAGCTCCTTGTTTTACCCCACCAAAAATAACCGTACTTCTAATCTTTGTAAATTTAGCGTAAGCTGTAAAGTTTTCTCCAATTTGGATGGCTAACTCCCTTGTTGGCGTAACAATCAATGCTTTTATTTTACGGACTCCCTTTTGCTGTGGAGCATTTTGTTGATCTAGGAAAATATTCTGTAGCACAGGAATTGAAAAAGCAGCCGTTTTTCCTGTACCAGTTTGAGCACAACCCAATAGATCTTTGCCTCGTAATAAAATTGGAATAGATTGAGCTTGGATAGGAGTAGGGTGGGTATAACCTTGCGCTTTTAGAGCTTTAAGGATGGGGGGGATTATTCTTAAATTTTCAAATGTCATTAGTTGTATATAAAGTGGATAGGATTTTAGGAAGGTATCCAAGTAGTTGTCTTGTTTGCCCTTGTTTTTCTAGATCGTTAGGTATTTTAGTAAATTAAATGCAAAAAAATTCAATTACTAGTACTTTGATTTAGTGACAATATAAAACCCTAATAATGGGGCAAAGATAGTGTATTGGTTTGGATAATTTGGTTTTTGACTCAAAAAGATGCCATTTTAGTTGATAAGCTTATTGTTACTCGTGTTATCTGAGCGAATTAATCGATTGGTTTGATTCAATTTGTCAAAAAGAAAAGCAACGAATGACCTAACCTTATCGTTTTATAAAAAAGTAGATTTATACCTCATTAATAACCCAAGGTATTTGTTAACCCACTAAAGAAACACTCCCTATGCTCTATTCTAAAACGACCTGCCTTAGCGGCTTGGTCTATGCCCTCTTTTTGGTTTTATTGTTGCCTTTTAAACTAACTGCAAATGACTTAGCTGGAAAAGATATAAGCTATATATGTGTAGGTCCTAATCAATATAGTATCACGCTCAATATTTACAGGGATTGTACTGGAATTGATGAACCACGAACTAGCGTTATTAGTTGGGTAGGAAGCTGTGGTAGTGGATCATTAATAGTCCATAGAGTTTCTAGATCTGATATAACTCCTTTATGCCCAAATCAACATTCAGCTTGTGGAGGAGGGAGTGGATCTTACGGGATTGAAAGGCATTCTTATTCGGGGATTGTAACTTTGCCTCCAAGCTGTACCAATGTCGTATTTAGTAGTCGAAGGTGTTGTCGCAATAACTCTAATAATACGCTTTCTTCAGCTGCCTATTTAGAAGCACATCTTGATAATACAGTTGCTCCCTGCAATAACTCACCTTCTTTTGGAAATGTTCCAACTATTTTTTCTTGTGTAAATACCTTAGTTAACTACGATCCTGGACCTTTTGATGCAGATGGAGATTCTTTAAGCTATGAACTAACATCTTGTCTTAAAGAGGCGGGAAATAGTGCGGCTTATGCCGTTGGATATTCTGGCTCAATGCCATTTGGCTCTTGGGTTCCAATAACAATTAATCCTGTTACTGGGGTAATTTCATTTACGCCAATAGTTCCATTTATTGCTGATGTTTGTGTAATTGTAAGAGAATATAGAAATGGTGTTCTGATTGGTTCTGTAATGCGAGATATGCAATTTAGAACACTTAATTGTCCCAATCAAAATCCTGTTCTTTCGGGAATTAATGGACAGGGAAATCATGCTTCAGATTTTGAAATTACGGTTTGCCATAGTACTCCATTTTGTTTTGATATTATTGGATCGGATTCCTTAAATCCTAATGATATATTAAGCATGAGTAGTAGTAGTACTATTCAAAATAGCACGTTTACAGTATCGGGAGCAGGAGTGCCATCAGGAAACCAAATTACAGGAACTTTTTGTTGGACACCTACGGCATTTGATGTTGGGATACATCGATTATTGGTAACGATCGAAGATAATTCTTGTCCATTAGTCGGTCAAAATCAATATACTTACATTATCCGTGTCATTCCTAGCCCATACGATCCCATTGATGCAGGAACAGATGTTAATATTTGCCTTGGAGACAGTATTGCGTTATCGGCAACTACAACAGCAACCAATGTGGCACAATATATATGGTCGCCTAGTAGGGGGTTATCGGATCCCACAATACCCAACCCAATTGCCAGTCCTTCTACTACGACCGTATATACGGTGCGAGCAGTGCATAGCGATGGCTGTTCTTCGACCGATCAAGTCCGAGTAGAAATAAGGGGACAGCCCACTCTATTTTTACCAACCCAATCCTTAACCGTCTGTGGTGGAACGACCTTTTCTATTAGGGCGACCACCAATTTATTGGGGATGAATTTTTCATTTACAGAACTGTATGGGGGAATGAATGCATTGCCTGCAACGGTGAATGGGAGAGAAGGAATGACCTTAATAACAGCTCCAACGACAGCAGGGACATATCCTATCTTATGTGAAGTAACAAATCCCTTAACAGGCTGCTCTACTTCTGAAGTTTTGCTAATTAATGTCAGTCAGCCTATTACCCTTGCATCCTGCAACCACATTTATGCCTCAACATCTGGTGCAATAACAGGAATGGGAACAAAAGTAGATCCAGTTACCTTAGAAGAAGCTCTGCGTCGAGCGAATTGCAACAATACAATTGTCAAATTAGCAACAGGAACTTACGCAATAGATACTACGCTCAATATAACAAATCATCTTACTCTAGAGGGCGGTTTTATAGAAAATCAAGATTGGATCAAAACATCGGCTATTGGGGCAACTACCCTTCATCGTACAAGGAATAATGCAGTGGGAATTCAAAATATAGATCGACATTTGACGGCGATTAATGTGTTGGGGGCAACAAATTTTAGATTGCAGGATTTGACCATTACAACGGCTGATGCGATCGTACCAAGTACCTCTACCTATGGTATTTACATGGATAATGCATCTAATTATAACATTACTAGGGTAAATATAGAAATAGGAAATGCAGCAAATGGTATGAATGGGAATGATGGTTGTTCAGGAGCAGATGGAACAGCGGGAGATGTTGGGCAGAATGGTTTACCTGATGGAACGAGTGCTAATATCCAAGGGGGGAATGGTGGTTTTGGTGGAAATAGCTGTGGGTCTGCTGCTGTCCTTTTTGGCGGTGGTGGTGGTCGCAATGCCGACATGGGAAATGGAATGGGAACGGGGGCTGATGGTACTAGTGCTACTCCTGGTGTGGTTGATGGTGGTGCTGGCGGTGGTGGTGGTCGTGGTGGTAATGCTATTGATGGTAACGATGGAGGTCCTTCAGGTCGTGGCGGTACTCCACTCAATCCTCCTTTTTCGGGTTGTTCTGCGACTGCTGCAGGGCTAGGTTCTAATGTGGCTGGTGGTCTAGGAGGAGGAAGGAATACTTT from Aureispira anguillae encodes:
- a CDS encoding mechanosensitive ion channel family protein, which gives rise to MGDINTYIQQIIQLGIGFAPRIVLALFVLFAGFWLANKTTDITAKVLKNLNTQSVEVQTFVGSIVSIGFKILIVISVAGIVGIETTSFVGIIAAMGFAVGLALQGNLSNFAAGVMILIMKPFKVGDEVKTGNTWAFVSEIQIFHTVFKELDSTLTIIPNSIILNNSIQNFSTLPIRKIMVKVNVPYTEDFFKVKKILMEAGLSVPEVENDVKPFFLVKKFDDHFIRISMSFGTESKKYWTAKTKVYEAVVQAFHDHNIKVAYPVGVGFGEFGLEPVAVS
- a CDS encoding SDR family oxidoreductase, which produces MKILIIGATGNAGTQVIKALQAKGVRPTAAVRNIEKAKAHLGEQVDYVYFDYLDASTYAQALEAVDRMFFIAPPPKKDPAIVRELMQAAEKAGVKFTVFQSGRTSGTYKGKPLYQIERDLENGKMNYCIVRPAWYMQNFHTWTGTTLEDNEICLPTGDGKVAMIDLKDLGAAIAEILVGEGHDRKAYNLTGSEALNHEQVASIFSDAKGECVHYSNPTPDLYVKRMVEKGWTEDAAKYCIWLFDRVKEGSEEEVSNDFQQIVGREPRSFQVFAQDEFGV
- a CDS encoding FISUMP domain-containing protein, coding for MKINAYHLLILGCLTVLWASCNKSDTSGSYTHEGIHYDRITKLNAESTSMYDPRDHKVYAVSRIGTQVWMAENLRYETEGVEENPNNPIPKYGCLYNWSAATVACPEGWHLPSDSDWRHLEQTMGMAEHDLSKIGWRDLLKVTELKSQSGWAINNNGSNVSGFNIFPAGRYVSGSFKNLGDYAFFWSSTLNDQNHAIGRYFYHGYNQVSRAYISSTDAQSCRCILD
- the rluF gene encoding 23S rRNA pseudouridine(2604) synthase RluF translates to MSDHSISLNKYISSTGICSRREADRWIEAGRVKINNLVAKKGNRVAENDQVTIDGKLLQNRPKLVYIALNKPPGITCTTDLKDKDNIIDFVKHPQRIFPIGRLDKPSSGLILLTNDGDIVNKILREEFNHEKEYIVTTDQVITTDFIQKMSNGIPILGTTTKKCVVTKKGKRTFSIILTQGLNRQIRRMCAYLDYKVVTLKRVRIMNIKLEGLKPGKWRDLSSKEFQELQKNL
- a CDS encoding cold-shock protein, which produces MNNGTVKFFNDSKGYGFITPDDGGKDVFVHANGLIDEITQGDKVSYEIEEGRKGPNAVDVRLA
- a CDS encoding DEAD/DEAH box helicase — its product is MTFENLRIIPPILKALKAQGYTHPTPIQAQSIPILLRGKDLLGCAQTGTGKTAAFSIPVLQNIFLDQQNAPQQKGVRKIKALIVTPTRELAIQIGENFTAYAKFTKIRSTVIFGGVKQGAQTQALKRGVDVLVATPGRLLDLMQQGFITLKHIDYFILDEADHMLDMGFIHDIRKIIAKLPEQRQSLFFSATMPPAIVSLSQKILGNYERVTIKPEQATAERVEQVIYFVSKPNKRKLLVHLLKTEQMHSILVFSRTKYGADKIVRLLKKSDIKAEAIHGNKSQGARQRALNDFKNGKINVLVATDIAARGIDVDELSHVINYDLPNIAETYVHRIGRTGRASASGIALSFCDKDERPYLKKIEALIKQNIPVVNDHPFVEELTETTSPKPSKPSGNRSRSSSSRNRGKNNYRKKRRSFAKKKNS